Part of the Benincasa hispida cultivar B227 chromosome 12, ASM972705v1, whole genome shotgun sequence genome is shown below.
TTCTTTTCGTTGAAAAAAAATCACTAGTAAATAAATGAGTTTGATtagttatcaataatagactaaaaattaaaatgttgataTACGATAAGTTTAATCATTTCATTCATGgagaaatatttttctttaattataataagtaACTTTAAGCATAATATTTtcttaacaaactttaatcataatatgaaatcaaattagtaaattaattttattgaatttgaaaaattcattattaaaaaaaattaagtttgaaAATCTCTATAACTTTTAATAAACGAAGAAAGTAATTAGAAAACAATGGttctaaattgaaacaaataaCCTAGGCtctgtttggtaattatttggtttctgacttttgtttttttgtttttttttaaaaaattaagtctattttatccacatttcttacaataatttgcatatgTCTTGGGTacaatatttgaattcttagccaaattctaaaaacaaaaacaaattttttaaagctattttttgtagttcttaaattttggctttattttttaaactattggtaaaaagtagataacaaatgaagaaatttggaaggaAATTAGTGTCTATagccttaattttaaaaaaataaaaaaataaaatagttaccaaagaGGACCTtaataaattcatattttttctttattaagtAAAAAGTTCGGAGATAAAATATAAGGGTAACAACatgaatgaacaaattcaaaaaAGCATTTTGGAATAAAACCTAAAATTTGTGAAGGATGTGGTAGACAATAATTGATgggatttaaataaaattgaggtTAAATGAATGGAATGTGAAAAACTATAATAAGCTATTCTTGAACTATTATGAATTGGCCTAATGGTAaatatattatacaaatttgATAAAGGACTGAGAGCTAATAAATTAAATCCATTGTGATCACCTATTTAAGATTTAATGTCTTACGAGTTTCCTTGATACACAACTATTATAGGGTCAAATGGGTTGTCTCGTGAGATTGGTCGAGATGTGCATAAGTTAATCGTGGCACtcacatataaaaataataatgacttATTATTTAGTTCAACATGCTTAACTTAATAATAATTGACATGACCTCATTTCTTAAAGATCGGAGGTTGAATCCCCCATGGTTATAGGAAAAAGAAATACATAaagttttatgattttttagttTGTTTAACTTACattttatacaaaaaaatgATTAACTAAAACAACAGGGGTGGTGGCGCAGTTGGCTAGCGCGTAGGTCTCATAGCTATTAAGAGTGATCCTGAGGTCGAGAGTTCGAGCCTCTATCACcccaaacattttttttattgaccAAAATTTGCAACTTCTTATTAAACATAGGGCTACAATGTGTGGGTtcgtggatttttttttttttttttttttttttttttttttatattttggtcTACTttgttaattttgttttttattttttaatcaattttaatgtTAGTCTTAGTTTGGTTTAATCAATATGATGctgaaatttgttcaattttagtcttttttttatcgaaattgattgaataataataataataattttcaagtaaggtaatataatatatgaatatgttttctaattttttttagtaaactactatttaataagattttttttaataaaacaacAAACTAGTATtgaagactaaatttaagatatattGAAAATACATAGATTAATGTtagataattgaaaatttatgattaatattaaataaatttcaaaatataggaaccgaaatgatattttaatcttaactcttttttttccataaaatatttagtctatattaatattttttattaactataaaaacatattcacatatttaGTCTATACTAATATTTAGTAATTATTAATATTCTCTTTAATTGCattacctttgaaaaaaaatttatgaaaacaCATTCACATAGTTATTTTTTCTTTGCGTGAATAttaatattatcattatttaactaatttcaataaaaatttacttttaaaaaatactaaatCTAAGACTTATTAAAAGTATagatactaaatttaatatttatttaagatataatgataaaaatggaataaaattcaaaattcatgagtcaaaatgatatttttatttaaataagaatTACATAAAAAGATTTTAGAAGATTTAATACTTGGTACAACCTCGACTACACCTACCTTCTACCACCTCTCTCGTCACATAGAAAAACAAATTGAaacatatgaatttttttttttttttttaatatcaatcaACAATTTGTGACTAAACTATTAAGTAGACTGCATATATAAGTACATCAATGGTGAATCCAAAACTTCATATTAGGGCACATTTCatataagattaaaattttaacctatatacttttgaatttatttctatatggaccccaaacttaaaaatgtatataactggttcctaaatttttaattgtgtGTTTGATAGATTCTTATATAATAGgtctcttatatatatatatagttaaaatttaattattatatcatatataaaatataactttgtgtctaataagtctcattgtattaaaaaaatcaatgagttatccattatttattaaaatgaaattttaagacccatttaaatacaaaatcaattttttgttaattaaaataattaatctttCCAACATTTTTTAATATGTCTAAAATCTACTTGATACAAAATCGATAATGCATGGATATGTTACATATTTATgacttattagacataaaattacgATTTTGAAGATTTATTaaacataattttgaaattttagaaattgaacttttaatatttatatagtaTAAAGTACATTGATGTACCATCAAAATTAAGtaatatttattacaaaattataaTAAGATTTTATAAAAGTATCCAACCAATTATATAAGCAATtagtaaaatttgaaatatttattaaaaattttgggATAAAACTATTTGAGCTAAGCATGATAATTAAGATGGTCTTCCTCTAGGTCAGTTCGATCTTTATCCcatttattgtactaaaaacaattattttttaaaaaaagattaaaaatatttatgtatttgtttatgtttatgtggaaaaaattaaaatagaattagAATGAAAAATGATAGTTAAGTTAaggaaattgttttaaattgttctcgaaatcttgaaattttgagatttcgaTGGTCTCGAAATTTTGATTGgggaaatttcattttttttcctatttttgaaaaaaatattcaagaaattttgaaaatatttgaatatttcgaTTCTCCCATTTCGACaaaatttcaagatttggagaaaatttcgACATTTCaaagaaatttcaattttttttaattaactctTTCgctcaattcaaaattttcaattttatggtaTGATTACACACAAGTTTATAGTTTTGCACGCAAAAGTCATTTTCAACAAAGAATTAAGGGTTTTTTACGTGTTACTATTtctaaattcaatattttctcaATGTCTAGCTTTGTTTTCGACCaaaaactttaatttttaaagaaattgaatttgaaaaaaccacacaaaaataaaatacatttatttttaatctcatCCAAACTATTTTCATAAAATGTTCACGTCATTTCACCTCAAGATTAAATTGatgtgagttttttttctttaactatccaaaactttcataattttcatatcattttacctcaaaatatctttaaattttatattattttgtaattattttcccttttctttttaaatttatattatcgtATCAAGGTTTATATAgatatttacaataaatatctaaatattttcttactttatataaattgtgattaaaaatagtctattatagtctaattaagacacaatcaaaatttcattaattaattataataatttctaTCAATTTCATTAACTTCCATAATTATTTTCGAAATTTTGATTGATATCAATATTTCCGTAAAATCCAGAGGTGTTTAAACATGGATATTTCCAACCTAACGAGGAGGGATCGAACAGTTCACTAGGGGCACGCTCCGTATTTTTCTTTAGAAGcttcgtttttctttttcctgataaaaaaaaatggattttataATTACTAGGAAAAAATCAGCGCAGGCAGTAGAGACCAGGTCaggttcaaatttaaatttttaaaaaattctctgTAGAAGAAAGAACGGACTCCGTAATTGAACGCGCCAAATCAAAGTTAATTATTCAACTATTTCTTCACCATTGACTTTAGTTCCCTCCATTGGTGGTTTCCTTTCTTCAACTTCTCCCCTTCATTTCTCTCCCCATTTCAGGTCTAATCGCTTTGTTCTGCTTCCTGAATCATGGCTCAGAAGTCTTTGATTTACAGTTTCGTCGCTCGAGGAACGGTGATTCTCGCTGAGTACTCCGACTTCTCTGGTAATTTCACTAACATCGCTTTTCAGTGCCTCCAGCGACTTCCTGCTTCTAACAACAGATTCACCTACACCTGCGATGGCCATACCTTCAATTATCTTCTCAACAATGGATTCAGTATGTCTCCTTCACTGTTTATCTCTTTAATTTCTGCTTTCGATTGTATTTGTTTCACTGATTGATATGATGATGCCTGCAAATTGAGGATTGACCCATTAATCTTACGACGATTTGGTCTTACATATGTTCTGAATACAGAAGACTCTGTGTTACAGAGCTTAATGGTTAAAAAACAACCTATACTGACAACAATTCTTAGGAACAAATTAATTAGCTCCTCATAATATGTTGGAAGTGTCTGATGTGTAATTTGTcctgattttaaattttggtttccaTTAAGGAGTTTTCTCGATATATTTAGGATTATAAACCGATGATTTCGTTTTATTCTGTACTGAATTGTCTTAGTTTTGGTTACGGGTACAAGAAGATTTCGCCAGTTTTGtatgttttaatatttatgaGCCTGAAGAAGTTTGTGAACGCGTTGTCCGTTAATTTGATGTTGTCATGTGTTGTTTGTTTCTGAACGAGGACTCTTGATGGTTGATCTCATAATATTGGACGATTTTCTTTTGAGTTTAACAATTGCAGGTTGGGGAGCTATCATCAACCATGGCAATTTTGTTGGGATCAACACTATATTTTTAGGACCAATTACCTCCTTTTGTGTGAATCTTTTAAGtaattaatcaatttgaaataataataataaacaagtACGAGACACTGTTAAATTTAATACGAAAAATCGTCCTCAAGGTGAGAGTAGAAAAACAAGGACCGAAGTCTAATCtccattataattaataatggGCTACAAATAGATTCTTCTTAATCACAACTAGAGGAATACGATGATAGATATCTCATAATAAATCTATAAAACAAACGACAATAATAGAAGAAGATAGATTAGAAATATCTCACTCAAGGTGGCAACCAACTATCCAATATTGTAATCTGGCTATAAGTAActccaaaaaaaatatttaccgTTCAGATTGAAGACCCTCGTGTGCAGAACATGCTGTCAAAATGTCAACTCGATTGGACCACAAATTGATCTCCAAAGGTGCTGAAAACATTACTGTACAGAATCCTTCTATCATGTATTTTCTTTGTACTTTTCTCTCATTGCCATCATCTTTAAGAATGTGTTTGGCCCAAGGAGTTAGGAAGTTGGAGTTGAGATGTAGGAGTTTGAACTCCACTCCTTATTTGGTCCAAAGAGTTGGTGGGTCCCactattaaaaaatatcaattttatatcttatcaaCTTCTTATGTTATAGGTcccaggagtttacaactcccTGGATTTCATATAACCTTACTCCTCACTATTTCATCCCTTATTCCAAACACCCTCGGTGAGTACGTCTCGACCGTTGtgatgttttaatataaaaaccTAGTGGCCCACGTATTAAACCTTTATTGCACTTTCACTTAAAAGTGAAAAAATCTAACAAATTGGAACCTTATTCATTAAGCTATGCAGGGATTGATCATAATTCTTGGACAACAGAAGGACAAACAGCTAGATTTATACTATAATTATTGGTTTGAATAATAATGCTTTGAATGACATTCCTAAATTTAAATCCCGTTCTTTGTATTGTGTAAAAGATTTATTAGCTACCGCTGGTTTGGTTACCATATGGCTTCAATACTATTGTTGTTATTGCCTCCTCTATTGTGTAGTTGGAGTGGATGCTTTGTAGTTCTATCCTATAGCGTTTCTTTTTGTATTGTGTGTTAAAAATTCTGTGAGTTACAATTGTTCTACAATTACATAGTATAGTATAGGTTTTAACGTTACCATTTCTTGTTCGATGTTACAGCATATTGTGTAGTTGCAGTTGAGGCTGCAGGAAGACAAGTTCCAATGGCGTGTCTTGAGCGAATAAAGGAAGACTTCGACAAGAGATATGGTGGAGGAAAAGCTACAGTTGCTGTTGCCAAGAGTCTGAGCAAGGAATTTGGGTACCACATTGTCACGATCACTTTGCTTATTTTAGATGTGCTAATTTTGGTTCATAATGGAAAGTTATATGATGTCTTGTTAAACAACAATGATGTTATGTTGCAGGCCTAAAATGAAGAATCATATGCAATACTGTGTAGATCATCCTGAAGAAAGCAGTAAACTCATGCAAGTGAAGGCTCAGGTTTCTGAAGTAAAAGCTGTAATGATAGAAAACATTGACAAGGTAAAAGTGGAACCATAGATTCTGATCAGTTTATGCACTGTATTTTTAATACGATTCAAGTTTCTAGTGGATACTATTTTATTTGTTGCAGGTTATGGAACGAGGGACTAAGATTGAGGATTTGGTAGATAAAACTGAGAATCTTCGTTCACAGGTTAGTCTTAAgcttattaaaattaaatgtaaagGCACGTTTGCCAATGGTTCTACCTGTTTAGATTCCATTGggctatttcaattttttaaaattatgttcgcgtacttttcacatttatcaagaaacacttcaatttctaaattaatttcataagtttttaaaaattacattacttagttttaaattttgacttgattttaaaaataatggtGAAAACTAAATATATAGCCAACCAAAGAGACTTATAAGTTGAGTAGGAGTCCTAatattttaaacaatgtttagtgaacatttgatttttgaaaagtaAGTCTATTTACTCTTAGTTTCTTCGATGGTCTTTATCTTTTTTGAGTAAAAAAATGAATTcttatttaaattctaaaaataaaatcaaatttttaaaaactatttttttagatttaaaaactTTACTTGGATTTTGATAACATCAATGTAAAGTATATAACTATGGCCTtttcatttttggttttttgattttttggttttcgaaaattaagtctaattctttttcatttcttataatgatttgcatctttcttaaatacaatggttaaattcttaaccaaattccaaaaataaaacaaccttttaaaagttatttttttttttatttttaaatctttgtttgatttttttaaatcattggtaaaaagtagataacaaatgaagaaatttggaagtgaaagtgagcttaattttaagaaactaaaacaaaaaacaaaatggttaccaaacgaggcctaagtaataaatttaatggtgaaaaaatgtgtttgtagGCTTAATTTGCAAAAACAAAAAGTCAAATAATTATCAGACGAAGACTTTAATACAAGAATcgaatttttagttaaattctaaaaacttaaccagaattaaaaattatacttttttttagatATCAGAACTTTGCTTggcttttaaaaatattggtaaaaaatatataaactaagcGAGAAATTTTGGgtgaaaaaaatgtttattaacttaattttaaaaaattaaaaataaaaaactaaaagcaAACGGTTGATTCGTTTAGAAGAAGAGTAACTACTTTTTTGGCTTTTGTGAAGTGCCAAACAACCGGTTTATCGATTGTtcgaaaattttaatttttacccTAAATTTACTGGATCGTATTACTTtggtttgtaaaattaattttattaaattagacCTTAAACTTAAATGTCACAATTTTTTTATCTATGGTTCAAATTTTACTAATTTACTCACAAATATTTAATAGTGTGAAAATCATcctaaactattttttttaataaaataaagttatgCACAAAAATAAGTTTGACAAATACAAACTAATCATTGAATAACTTTGTcaaattcataaatttcaattaaaaatttagttctcatgtcattttctctaaaatatgGATAATTTTGAACATATTTGGATTGACTAGAGGAggaaatgttttttaaaaaagccatttttatttaaatacttttgataaaaaaaaagtttaaaatatactttaaaagcgtttcaaaagttattttgagaagttatcaaacattttaatttttttaaaatgactgttttttaaaattaaatacttaaaaagttaaatgAAACCTCCTACTCATGTAATCATCAAATACCTAAGAAAAACCTCTTTTCAACAATATTTGGAGTGAGAGCTTTTAGAAGGTTAAGACTACTCTACTTAAAATTTTAAGGTTAAGATTACATTACAACACATAAATTATCATATTGTTGTGCCCACACATCAATTGttgattcttttattttcacatTGTTTAGTGCAAgtaaaaataagttatatttATGTTAGACTATAAGGAACATTTGAGGCAagaaattggttattatagttggattatcATAGTTTAtgtttggggtgtagattatattagtttaggttataataatatgtgtttgaggtataaactattttaatttgagaaggaAACCGTAAACAttgtagcaaagaataaaaaaacaaatgaatgtaaaataatataaacgataacaaataataaatattgtaaCAAATAAAGGGTTTTGAAATAGACTTGACTATAGCTAATTGggattataaaataatatttactgtaACAAAATGCAgttattatagttttaatatactCATTGTCCAAATACCCTTAAatctttagatttaatttttggGTGGTTGTCATGTCATTTTTATACTCATGAAAGGTGGAAGAACTTACTGCTTGATTTTATTTTAGGCTAAAGAATTCCAGACGAATGGACAtcaaataaagaagaagatgtGGTACCAAAATATGAAGATAAAATTGATAGTGTTCGCTATACTCATCATCTTGGTTTTGATCATCGTTTTGTCTGTTTGCCGTGGTTTTAACTGCTAAAATTTAACCTCCTATGAAAGCATTTGTGATCATACTccaatattcaaaattattgtcCCAAATATCATAAGCATAAGCTGCTTTTGCTGCTCTTCTATTGCTTATGGCTAAGGGCTTTTATGTCTTTTCAGGTGCATTGTATAGTATAGCATACTTGCTTTGACTTGATGAATGATTTCATGTTTATGGTTAATGTATAGCTTAAAATTTGTAAGAATAGAATTTCATGATGTAGATGATGAtcgattatttatttatcatatcAAAGTCAACATATATTGAGTCAATAACTAACAAGAGTTTGTGATAAGGGGAGAAAAATAATACTAATATTGAGATCTTTatgtcatttttaatttttagattgtATTAGTGATTAAGAATTtggtgagaaaaagaaaatacaattaAACTAAAAAGTCTATAACGGTCCATGCTATCGCGACTTTGGCATCTTC
Proteins encoded:
- the LOC120092901 gene encoding vesicle-associated membrane protein 722-like, translating into MAQKSLIYSFVARGTVILAEYSDFSGNFTNIAFQCLQRLPASNNRFTYTCDGHTFNYLLNNGFTYCVVAVEAAGRQVPMACLERIKEDFDKRYGGGKATVAVAKSLSKEFGPKMKNHMQYCVDHPEESSKLMQVKAQVSEVKAVMIENIDKVMERGTKIEDLVDKTENLRSQAKEFQTNGHQIKKKMWYQNMKIKLIVFAILIILVLIIVLSVCRGFNC